From Pongo pygmaeus isolate AG05252 chromosome 2, NHGRI_mPonPyg2-v2.0_pri, whole genome shotgun sequence, a single genomic window includes:
- the ZXDC gene encoding zinc finger protein ZXDC isoform X5, producing MDLPALLPAPTARGGQHGGGPGPLRRAPAPLGPSPARRRLLLVRGPEDGGPGARPGEASGPSPPPAEDDSDGDSFLVLLEVPHGGGAAEAAGSQEAEPGSRANLASRPEQGPSGPAAAPGPGVAPAGAVTISSQDLLVRLDRGVLALSAPPGPAAAGAAAPRRAPQVSGPSTPGYRCPEPQCALAFAKKHQLKVHLLTHGGGQGRRPFKCPLEGCGWAFTTSYKLKRHLQSHDKLRPFGCPVGGCGKKFTTVYNLKAHMKGHEQESLFKCEVCAERFPTHAKLSSHQRSHFEPERPYKCDFPGCEKTFITVSALFSHNRAHFREQELFSCSFPGCSKQYDKACRLKIHLRSHTGERPFICDSDSCGWTFTSMSKLLRHRRKHDDDRRFTCPVEGCGKSFTRAEHLKGHSITHLGTKPFECPVEGCCARFSARSSLYIHSKKHVQDVGAPKSRCPVSTCNRLFTSKHSMKAHMVRQHSRRQDLLPQLEAPSSLTPSSELSSPGQSELTNMDLAALFSDTPANASGSAGGSDEALNSGILTIDVTSVSSSLGGNLPANNSSLGPMEPLVLVAHSDIPPSLDSPLVLGTAATVLQQGSFSVDDVQTVSAGALGCLVALPMKNLSDDPLALTSNSNLAHITTPTSSSTPRENASVPELLAPIKVEPDSPSRPGAVGQQEGSHGLPQSTLSSPTERHGAQDTELSAGTGNFYLESGGSARTDYRAIQLAKEKKQRGAGSNAG from the exons ATGGACCTCCCGGCGCTGCTCCCCGCCCCGACTGCGCGCGGAGGGCAACATGGCGGCGGCCCCGGCCCGCTCCGCCGAGCCCCAGCGCCGCTCGGCCCGAGCCCCGCGCGCCGCCGCCTGCTACTGGTGCGGGGCCCTGAAGATGGCGGGCCCGGGGCGCGGCCCGGGGAGGCCTCCGGGCCGAGCCCGCCGCCCGCCGAGGACGACAGCGACGGCGACTCTTTCTTGGTGCTGCTGGAAGTGCCGCACGGCGGCGGCGCCGCCGAGGCTGCCGGATCACAGGAGGCCGAGCCTGGCTCCCGTGCCAACCTGGCGAGCCGCCCCGAGCAGGGCCCCAGCGGCCCGGCCGCCGCCCCCGGCCCTGGCGTAGCCCCGGCGGGCGCCGTCACCATCAGCAGCCAAGACCTGCTGGTGCGCCTCGACCGCGGCGTCCTCGCGCTGTCTGCGCCTCCCGGCCCCGCAGCCGCGGGCGCCGCCGCTCCCCGCCGCGCGCCCCAGGTCTCCGGCCCCAGCACGCCTGGCTACCGCTGCCCCGAGCCGCAGTGCGCGCTGGCCTTCGCCAAGAAGCACCAGCTCAAGGTGCACCTGCTCACGCACGGCGGCGGTCAGGGCCGGCGGCCCTTCAAGTGCCCGCTGGAGGGCTGCGGCTGGGCCTTCACAACGTCATACAAGCTCAAGCGGCACCTGCAGTCGCACGACAAGCTGCGGCCCTTCGGTTGTCCAGTGGGCGGCTGTGGCAAGAAGTTCACTACGGTCTATAACCTCAAGGCGCACATGAAGGGCCACGAGCAGGAGAGCCTGTTCAAGTGCGAGGTGTGCGCCGAGCGCTTCCCCACGCACGCCAAGCTCAGCTCCCACCAGCGCAGCCACTTCGAGCCCGAGCGCCCTTACAAGTGTGACTTTCCCG GCTGTGAGAAGACATTTATCACAGTGAGTGCCCTGTTTTCCCATAACCGAGCCCACTTCAGGGAACAAGAGCTCTTTTCCTGCTCCTTTCCTGGGTGCAGCAAGCAGTATGATAAAGCCTGTCGGCTGAAAATTCACCTGCGGAGCCATACAG gtGAAAGACCATTTATTTGTGACTCTGACAGCTGTGGCTGGACCTTCACCAGCATGTCCAAACTTCTAAGGCACAGAAG GAAACATGACGATGACCGGAGGTTTACCTGCCCTGTCGAAGGCTGTGGAAAATCATTCACCAGAGCAGAGCATCTGAAAGGCCACAGCATAACCCACCTAGGCACAAAGCCGTTCGAGTGTCCTGTGGAAG GATGTTGCGCGAGGTTCTCTGCTCGTAGCAGTCTGTACATTCACTCTAAGAAACACGTGCAGGATGTGGGTGCTCCGAAAAGCCGTTGCCCAGTCTCTACCTGCAACAGACTCTTCACCTCCAAGCACAGCATGAAGGCGCACATGGTCAGACAGCACAGCCGGCGCCAAG ATCTCTTACCTCAGCTAGAAGCTCCGAGTTCTCTTACTCCCAGCAGTGAACTCAGCAGCCCAGGCCAAAGTGAGCTCACTAACATGGATCTTGCTGCACTCTTCTCTGACACACCTGCCAATGCTAGTGGTTCTGCAGGTGGGTCGGACGAGGCTCTGAACTCCGGAATCCTGACTATTGACGTCACTTCTGTGAGCTCCTCTCTGGGAGGGAACCTCCCTGCTAATAATAGCTCCCTAGGGCCGATGGAACCCCTGGTCCTGGTGGCCCACAGTGATATTCCCCCGAGCCTGGACAGCCCTCTGGTTCTCGGGACAGCAGCCACGGTTCTGCAGCAGGGCAGCTTCAGTGTGGATGACGTGCAGACTGTGAGTGCAGGAGCATTAGGCTGTCTGGTGGCTCTGCCCATGAAGAACTTGAGTGACGACCCACTGGCTTTGACCTCCAATAGTAACTTAGCACATATCACCACACCGACCTCTTCAAGCACCCCCCGAGAAAATGCCAGTGTCCCAGAACTGCTGGCTCCAATCAAGGTGGAGCCGGACTCGCCTTCTCGCCCAGGAGCAGTTGGGCAGCAGGAAGGAAGCCATGGGCTGCCCCAGTCCACGTTGTCCAGCCCAACAGAGCGGCACGGTGCCCAGGACACAGAGCTCAGTGCAGGCACCGGCAACTTCTATTTG GAAAGTGGGGGCTCAGCAAGAACTGATTACCGAGCCATTCAACTAGCCAAGGAAAAAAAGCAGAGAGGAGCGGGGAGCAATGCAG
- the ZXDC gene encoding zinc finger protein ZXDC isoform X4: MDLPALLPAPTARGGQHGGGPGPLRRAPAPLGPSPARRRLLLVRGPEDGGPGARPGEASGPSPPPAEDDSDGDSFLVLLEVPHGGGAAEAAGSQEAEPGSRANLASRPEQGPSGPAAAPGPGVAPAGAVTISSQDLLVRLDRGVLALSAPPGPAAAGAAAPRRAPQVSGPSTPGYRCPEPQCALAFAKKHQLKVHLLTHGGGQGRRPFKCPLEGCGWAFTTSYKLKRHLQSHDKLRPFGCPVGGCGKKFTTVYNLKAHMKGHEQESLFKCEVCAERFPTHAKLSSHQRSHFEPERPYKCDFPGCEKTFITVSALFSHNRAHFREQELFSCSFPGCSKQYDKACRLKIHLRSHTGERPFICDSDSCGWTFTSMSKLLRHRRKHDDDRRFTCPVEGCGKSFTRAEHLKGHSITHLGTKPFECPVEGCCARFSARSSLYIHSKKHVQDVGAPKSRCPVSTCNRLFTSKHSMKAHMVRQHSRRQDLLPQLEAPSSLTPSSELSSPGQSELTNMDLAALFSDTPANASGSAGGSDEALNSGILTIDVTSVSSSLGGNLPANNSSLGPMEPLVLVAHSDIPPSLDSPLVLGTAATVLQQGSFSVDDVQTVSAGALGCLVALPMKNLSDDPLALTSNSNLAHITTPTSSSTPRENASVPELLAPIKVEPDSPSRPGAVGQQEGSHGLPQSTLSSPTERHGAQDTELSAGTGNFYLLCDVGLPHFSEYKWCVVNGSQESGGSARTDYRAIQLAKEKKQRGAGSNAG, from the exons ATGGACCTCCCGGCGCTGCTCCCCGCCCCGACTGCGCGCGGAGGGCAACATGGCGGCGGCCCCGGCCCGCTCCGCCGAGCCCCAGCGCCGCTCGGCCCGAGCCCCGCGCGCCGCCGCCTGCTACTGGTGCGGGGCCCTGAAGATGGCGGGCCCGGGGCGCGGCCCGGGGAGGCCTCCGGGCCGAGCCCGCCGCCCGCCGAGGACGACAGCGACGGCGACTCTTTCTTGGTGCTGCTGGAAGTGCCGCACGGCGGCGGCGCCGCCGAGGCTGCCGGATCACAGGAGGCCGAGCCTGGCTCCCGTGCCAACCTGGCGAGCCGCCCCGAGCAGGGCCCCAGCGGCCCGGCCGCCGCCCCCGGCCCTGGCGTAGCCCCGGCGGGCGCCGTCACCATCAGCAGCCAAGACCTGCTGGTGCGCCTCGACCGCGGCGTCCTCGCGCTGTCTGCGCCTCCCGGCCCCGCAGCCGCGGGCGCCGCCGCTCCCCGCCGCGCGCCCCAGGTCTCCGGCCCCAGCACGCCTGGCTACCGCTGCCCCGAGCCGCAGTGCGCGCTGGCCTTCGCCAAGAAGCACCAGCTCAAGGTGCACCTGCTCACGCACGGCGGCGGTCAGGGCCGGCGGCCCTTCAAGTGCCCGCTGGAGGGCTGCGGCTGGGCCTTCACAACGTCATACAAGCTCAAGCGGCACCTGCAGTCGCACGACAAGCTGCGGCCCTTCGGTTGTCCAGTGGGCGGCTGTGGCAAGAAGTTCACTACGGTCTATAACCTCAAGGCGCACATGAAGGGCCACGAGCAGGAGAGCCTGTTCAAGTGCGAGGTGTGCGCCGAGCGCTTCCCCACGCACGCCAAGCTCAGCTCCCACCAGCGCAGCCACTTCGAGCCCGAGCGCCCTTACAAGTGTGACTTTCCCG GCTGTGAGAAGACATTTATCACAGTGAGTGCCCTGTTTTCCCATAACCGAGCCCACTTCAGGGAACAAGAGCTCTTTTCCTGCTCCTTTCCTGGGTGCAGCAAGCAGTATGATAAAGCCTGTCGGCTGAAAATTCACCTGCGGAGCCATACAG gtGAAAGACCATTTATTTGTGACTCTGACAGCTGTGGCTGGACCTTCACCAGCATGTCCAAACTTCTAAGGCACAGAAG GAAACATGACGATGACCGGAGGTTTACCTGCCCTGTCGAAGGCTGTGGAAAATCATTCACCAGAGCAGAGCATCTGAAAGGCCACAGCATAACCCACCTAGGCACAAAGCCGTTCGAGTGTCCTGTGGAAG GATGTTGCGCGAGGTTCTCTGCTCGTAGCAGTCTGTACATTCACTCTAAGAAACACGTGCAGGATGTGGGTGCTCCGAAAAGCCGTTGCCCAGTCTCTACCTGCAACAGACTCTTCACCTCCAAGCACAGCATGAAGGCGCACATGGTCAGACAGCACAGCCGGCGCCAAG ATCTCTTACCTCAGCTAGAAGCTCCGAGTTCTCTTACTCCCAGCAGTGAACTCAGCAGCCCAGGCCAAAGTGAGCTCACTAACATGGATCTTGCTGCACTCTTCTCTGACACACCTGCCAATGCTAGTGGTTCTGCAGGTGGGTCGGACGAGGCTCTGAACTCCGGAATCCTGACTATTGACGTCACTTCTGTGAGCTCCTCTCTGGGAGGGAACCTCCCTGCTAATAATAGCTCCCTAGGGCCGATGGAACCCCTGGTCCTGGTGGCCCACAGTGATATTCCCCCGAGCCTGGACAGCCCTCTGGTTCTCGGGACAGCAGCCACGGTTCTGCAGCAGGGCAGCTTCAGTGTGGATGACGTGCAGACTGTGAGTGCAGGAGCATTAGGCTGTCTGGTGGCTCTGCCCATGAAGAACTTGAGTGACGACCCACTGGCTTTGACCTCCAATAGTAACTTAGCACATATCACCACACCGACCTCTTCAAGCACCCCCCGAGAAAATGCCAGTGTCCCAGAACTGCTGGCTCCAATCAAGGTGGAGCCGGACTCGCCTTCTCGCCCAGGAGCAGTTGGGCAGCAGGAAGGAAGCCATGGGCTGCCCCAGTCCACGTTGTCCAGCCCAACAGAGCGGCACGGTGCCCAGGACACAGAGCTCAGTGCAGGCACCGGCAACTTCTATTTG ctgtgtgacgtTGGGCTACCTCACTTCTCTGAGTACAAATGGTGTGTGGTGAATGGGTCCCAG GAAAGTGGGGGCTCAGCAAGAACTGATTACCGAGCCATTCAACTAGCCAAGGAAAAAAAGCAGAGAGGAGCGGGGAGCAATGCAG